The genomic window TCCAATTCTGCTTCTTCAGAAGGACTTCTCTggacatgtttcattttctccattacCTTgatcccttccctctctttctctttcttgctctatctctctcatcCTCACTTCATTTCTGGAGGACCAACTCAATTCCAGATCTTCAGGAAGCTATCCCAGGATCCTGTGCAGACGCACATACCATCAGGGGGCACTCCTGTGCAACTCACTCTGTTGTCATGACCAGACAACACTCCTGTTTgagaagggaggaagagaagatAGTTATGCTTTAACACACTATTGcactctgacaaaaaaaaacaataagtcaATATGTCATTTTACAACTACCTATGCTCATCCAATGAACTGCACACCTACATGACCCCACCCCATTAGCCACACTCATTTACCGTCTCTCCATTTGCCCCTTCTCCTTTCTCATGCCACgcccatttctttctctcactcacctcGTGTCCTCAACCTCTATGCCCCTGTCCATTACCAAGCACTCTTCCGAGTCCCTCACCCATCTTACTCACCAACTTTCTCTCCCTTGAAGGTATCCCAGATGTTGCAGTTGAAGTCATCGTACCCGGCCAAGATCAGGCGGCCGGAGACGGACAGGGCCAGCGAAGTGACGCCGCAGTTGATGCTGCTGGACTTGTAGGTGGTCAGCTCCTGGTCGGCGCGCAGGTCGTACGTCTTGCAGGTGCAGTCGTCAGAGCCCGTGACCACCGCGGTGCCGGTGGGGAAGAACTGgcgagggaaggggggagagcgggagggcGGTGAGAAAACAGGCTCTGCCATGCATTTCATAGCAATAGGAGGTAAACGCCATGCTGAGCACTGCCAATTCTGAACCTCAGACATGAGATACAGCAGTCTGCCTGTATGCTGCATAAACCCAATCCTGCCCAAATGTTAAGTGTTAGTTAGTGCAGtcatctgtgcatgtgcacacaaagaATTGTGCATAAGAGTTGAACTGTGTATCACGTTCAGGTCCGGTAAGCACGTATGCATATATGTGCAGAAATATCTTAGCGCGCGTGCTTGCATGactgtgcgtgcgtttgtgtctatgtgtctgcgtgtttgtgtgtcttacTGCAATGGCGTTGATGTCGCTGGTGTGGCCATCGAAGGTCTGCTTGCAGGTTCCATCCCTGATGTCCCACAGCTTGGCCAGGCTGTCGCAGGCTCCGGAGATGAATGTGTTCATGTCTGGGCTCAAGGCCAGGGACATGCAATCCCCCAGGTGGTTCACGAAGACTGTCTTCTGCTTGCCGGTCTCAATGTCCCACAGGGCACTGGTGGGGTGAGAGAGGCGGGGTCAGGAGCACAAGACGCAGGGCACAGCAGtgctacagacagacacagccccACTGATAAAAGCAGCCatagtgtctgtgagtgtgcggcTGTACAGATGtgactgtgttcatggctatgaataactattatcaaatgagtattgtaccttatcggacctgtgttttgtagttccaatgaccttcagtacgtcgctttggataaaagcgtctgtcaaataaatgtaacgtaatgagAAGGAAGAGGATTACCAAGTGGTGTCACCGGAGCTGGTGATGATTTCATTGTCATTCAAGAAGCGGCAACAGGAGAGGTAACCTGGATGTACACAAAGACAAGGCTGCCGTTAGCCACAGGTGACCGGTGGAGAGCGGTTCTCAGTTCAAGAACAGCCcctttttgaatgaatgattcAATCAAGTGAGTGACTTCAACCGCTGAAGATTTTTGACAGGAGCTGCCTAACCCGACGGCACTGAAGCAGCAAGAAGTAGAAAACTGGCCTCTGCTGAAGCCTAGTAATCTAGCTAGATTTTATTGCTTCTTTTATTGCTTCCAgcttatttccataagaggcaCTTGGTGAGTTGCACACCATCATTTTCAGAGATACTAATTCAGACAGTGGCAGGGTATAAACCCCTTCAGTTAAAGAACGAGATTCAGATGACTTTAGAGGATGGGAAACATGGTTGTGTTGAGTATATTAATTGCCTTATATGTAACTTTAAACAGCTTACCATTGTGTGAAATGGCAGGATAAAATAGGAGCAGGACAGGATATTTTACATGTCAACATGTCTATTGCACCTAGACCTTGTTATTCCTCTTGATGTCTGTGCCCAAGTGTTCAAACTCAAATGAACTTACAAACAATTTGTCCTTCCATCAAGCTGGAATTAATGAATcaatccaaagaaaaaaaatctaactgcCTACCACTACTTGACTCAGCGTGTTAGCTATTCAGTGAAGAACTGTATAATTTGACAGCATGGGGATAACAACTCAACTGTGACTCAGCTGGGAGCATGTAGGCAGAACTAAAACTAACCAAAGCCTGTGTAACTGAACTACAGCTGCTGCCGACTGCTGAACTGCGGGAGCTGATAGAAAGCAAAGAGCCCTCCCAGCTTCCGCTCTTGATTCACATACCTGAGTGGGCATCCAGCTCTTTCAACACTCTGACGTTGCCATCTTTGCCCTTCAGGCTGTAGATCGTGCACATGTTGTCCAAGCCCCCACTGGCCACCAGCTCTCCAGAGGGTGCAAAAGCACATGTCATCACCCATGAGGACTTCAGGGGGATGGCATTCAACTGCAGAGAGGGTGCGGAAAAGGGGAGGGGTCAAATCAGTCGCGTATTTCACTTACTTCCTGAGTGGAGAGGAAAAAGATCCATATAAAGTGAGTAgttatgacatttttcattggTTTAAAACTAgctaaataatacatttaaaaaacagaataaagaaaCTCTCCTGAAGgtaaattttttattgtttaaaaaaggtcaaataaatctgtcttttcCTCATATTAAGGTATTCTGTCACTAGGTTAGGCTTCTGTCACAAACATTTTGAAGATGTCGGTGATAGAAGAATCTGTGTTTGCATTCATATTCAATACCAATAGAATTTCACAATATTTCTCTCATAAAAGGTCAAGTTTAAATCAAACATTTGTCATGTCTTGTTTGATATCTAAAAACAAGAGAAGCattatcatattttattataaatgagtacattttttaagtaCATATATATTTCCTCCCACTGCATTTCACTTGCAAACTGAATTCAGTGTGTTCATGTTACCTTGTTGGAGGTGTGGGCATCCCACACAATGAGCTTGCCATCCTGGGAAGCACTGACCATTAACCTgggtgagagaaa from Anguilla anguilla isolate fAngAng1 chromosome 8, fAngAng1.pri, whole genome shotgun sequence includes these protein-coding regions:
- the LOC118234181 gene encoding guanine nucleotide-binding protein G(I)/G(S)/G(T) subunit beta-3-like, coding for MGDLEQLRKEIKTLKDQIASARKTAGDTTLDSVASGSPDIGRIQPKTRKTLKGHLAKIYGMHWATDSRLMVSASQDGKLIVWDAHTSNKLNAIPLKSSWVMTCAFAPSGELVASGGLDNMCTIYSLKGKDGNVRVLKELDAHSGYLSCCRFLNDNEIITSSGDTTCALWDIETGKQKTVFVNHLGDCMSLALSPDMNTFISGACDSLAKLWDIRDGTCKQTFDGHTSDINAIAFFPTGTAVVTGSDDCTCKTYDLRADQELTTYKSSSINCGVTSLALSVSGRLILAGYDDFNCNIWDTFKGEKVGVLSGHDNRVSCTGVPPDGMCVCTGSWDSFLKIWN